The genomic region ATGGTGTTAATGTATTCATGAAGTGGAGATCTCCTGCTCGGGATAGGCCCACTGTCAGAGGATGACGCGCTGCAGGAGAAGAGCAAGGGGACAGCTGGGCCGGCAGCACCGATCACTCTCATTTGAATGCAAATCTCCAAGAGTTGAGGAGTTGGCTGACGTCAAGTAGGCCTTAGTATACATTTACCATCTTGTCAACAGAAACACATCATGTGAGACTGGAGACAGACTGGAACTACTTCGCATTTCACACTGGGAACCCATTTGGACTACATAAACAGCCGAGGATTTCAGTTTCAGGGCAGCAATGTCGCCTTGAAATAGGCCACATCATCGcctttgctgtttttattatctATAATAGTTTTTTGTACAAATCATGTATGTGGGATACATCCTGGATAAAGAAAGCGGCATGTATCACCAGGGGCCGGTAAGAAGATCGAGCATAAATCTGCCTCCACAGAACTTTGTTTCCACACCTCAGTACCCCGACTTTACCGGATACCATCATGTGCCAAACATGGATACGCACGCACAGTCTTCGGGGACTTGGGGACCCACTTATGGCGCACCACGGGAAGACTGGGGTGCATATAGTCTGGGACCACCTAATACTATTCCTACACCAATGAACAACTCCTCTCCTGCACAGGTTCCTTACTGCTCATCTGAGTACAGTCATATGCATCCTCCAGGATCTGCGGTGTTACAACCGCCGCCGGAGAACGTTAATGTTGCACAACTTTCTCCAGATAGGGAAAGGCGCAATTCATTCCAGTGGATGAGTAAAACTGCGCAATCATCTTCCACAGGTGAGCTCCTCATCTTAAACATTGTGCCAAAATGATGTTATGCCTTGGTCTTGTAGCAAAACCTTTCGGTTTTTAAGCACCGAGAGTTTGTGTCCAAAATGGGATATTACGcacacattttaattgttttttatttctggcAGCTCCATgccatttcaaatattttgttctTACGAATTAGAGCAGTTAGAAGCAAAAGAATCGAAAGGccaaaatgtttacatttgaaaaaatgtcaaaatagaaGGTGTGGAAGAACTCGACAAGAAACGAACGAACAGGAGGAAACTTTTGTCTTTTGACACTTGCTTATGCGGGTTGCATACCTTTGGATTAATAACAGTGTAGCATGTTAATAGAATGATTCTATTGATAGATAGCCTATAATTCAATACGTCTCTATAAAAAAATCAGACAGACTCAGCAGAAAGAATCAGTCAAACAAACGTGTCCATAAATTATTTCAATTCTGATGGGAAAATGGACTGAAGGCAACAGCTCAGTCTACTGTTTTCTCTCATgtggtggaaataaaaaagtgtgAGGAATCGGCGCCAGGCCCAGTTGTGATGTTAATGGCATTATTCCTGGAGATGTGAGGTCGACTTCCCTGCCACATTGTTTGGTGTTTTGAGTGTTATCCGTCATATACAGGCGGTGGCCTTTGCTTTCAACACCTCTTCACTTTGATATGCACCAacctcccttcctctccaagAGTTATGTTGCCGGTGACGTTTTTCACAGCCAGTGTCTCAAAACTGGAGTAGTAGCCACAAACTGTAGGCCTTTACAGTGGCGTGAAATGCTGTTTCAAATCACTTCTGAATCTGTTGATTATGAGGCCCGTAATAAAACGGACCTAATATTTTACACTAACTTATAGTCTTTAAATGCATTTGGTTTATTTGAGGATTATGGGTCTCCATCTCCATcgcttcttttttattttgataagatTTGTCATCGTTAGCCATTTATTTCCAAGCCAACATAGCCTGCATTTGACTTTAACATGCAATCAGATTGTAAGACAAATCCAACTGAAATGAACCCCCATGTTGTCGAATGGTGTGCATCAACTCCACAGTCGCTACAGACGTGTCATGTGTCTTTTTTAACTTGTCCGTGGAGGATCTGATTGCTGGCT from Etheostoma spectabile isolate EspeVRDwgs_2016 chromosome 10, UIUC_Espe_1.0, whole genome shotgun sequence harbors:
- the cdx4 gene encoding homeobox protein CDX-4, translating into MYVGYILDKESGMYHQGPVRRSSINLPPQNFVSTPQYPDFTGYHHVPNMDTHAQSSGTWGPTYGAPREDWGAYSLGPPNTIPTPMNNSSPAQVPYCSSEYSHMHPPGSAVLQPPPENVNVAQLSPDRERRNSFQWMSKTAQSSSTGKTRTREKYRVVYTDHQRLELEKEFHFNRYITIRRKSELAVNLGLSERQVKIWFQNRRAKERKMIKKKLGQSDGSGGSVHSDPGSVSPLPVPGSLSPSEIHNSLYPPQGMNTLPSIRNIQQVTCEVKCESEQFTLI